GGAGTTCAAACTGATTCGCATTTTGATGTGTGAGGGGGAACAGCATTGAATTGAATCCTGCCCGAAGCTCTCCATCTGTATGTTCAACCATCATTTCTCCATACGCTGCATGAACATACGTCCCTGTTAAATCTAATAAGGAACTGGACAATGGAACAATGGGTTCTTTCGCACCTGAAGTTGCCTCACGGTTTGTGGCCGGCTCGTTCGCAACGGTTGCTTCCTTCTTTTGTCCCAACGCTTGCCCACTCCAGTCCTTGACCTCGCCACCGAGCAAAGAATCGAAAATGTAATTGGCTATAAATACAGGAAGCGGAGTACCATTGAGATTCGACAACACCACGACGCCAATCTTCTCCGTAGGAATAAAGGCAACATGTGCGGTGAAGCCGTCAATATTGCCTCCGTGACTCACCATCCGTAAGCCTCGATAAGGTTCGATCAGCCAACCGAGACCGTAGCTGCCCATATTTGTATTATTTTCATTGACCTCGGTCATCTCGCAAACCATATGGGGCGTGTGCAGCGTATCCAGCACTTCGCTAGAAATGAGGCGCTGCCCGTTGTGCATTCCATGATTCATTTGAAACCTTACCCAATTCGCCATATCTTTGATATTGGAATTGATCGATCCCGCCGGGCCAATGGTATCTATATTTCGAAACGGAATGATTTGAGCCTGATCTTCAATTTGCATATAGGGAATCGCATAATCATGTTGGAGCTGCGTCTTGTCTACAGAGAATTGACTGGATGCCATGTTCAGCGGCTCGAATATCCGCTTCTGAACAACGTCTTCCCAAGATGATTGACTCACATGCCCGATAACATATCCCGCCACCATATACATGATATTTTGATACTGCCATTTCGTCCTGAAATCTACATTTGGTTCCAAGTACTGTAGTCGTTCTATGATTTCTTCTCTAGTCAGTGATGCGTTATACCACATGAGCTCATGCCGCGGTAAGCCTGAACGATGGCATAACATATCCCTCAGCGTAATCCGCTCCGTTGCAAAAGCATCAAACATTTTGAAATCAGGAAGATACTCCTTCACAGGTGTATCCAAATCCAAGATTTTTTCATCCGCCAAAATTGCGGCTGCCAGTGCAGTAAAAGCTTTGGTGGACGAACCGATCGCGAACAGCGTCTCACTTGTCACAGGCAGGCTTTGGGCGATATTTCGATACCCGTAACCCTCCGTCATGACGATCTCCTGATCCTTGACCACCGCAACGGACAACCCCGGAACCTTCCATGCCTTCATCTGCTCCTCGATATATGTATGGATGCCCTTTAACGATTCCATTGTCATTAAAATCTCTCCCATATGATCTCCTTTCCTTCAACTATACAATTTATGAAACAAAATATATGGGTCCACAACCTATGCATCATACATCATTCGACACCCCAAGACACATTTCCTTGCTAACCGACACACCACTCTCAAGTGACTAGGTCCTTGTTCCCCTTTTAACCATCAGTCCGGATTGGACTCGCTCGGCATGGTATACTTTTCCCAAAATCCAGTTATAGAAGGAGTCTCCTTTCGTGTTAAAAGAGCGCATTGATTTCTTGTGCAAGAAAAAAGGAATAGCTCGCAAAGAGCTGGTAGAGGGATTAGTGACAACCACCCATTTTGCGAACATCCTTGCCGAGCGTTATCCACTGGCCGAGGACCTTGCCGAGCATCTGGCACAGCGTTTGCAAGTGACCCCCTCCTACTTAGTCAATGCAGCTAATTCCGATAAGGATACACTCGAGACCGCGGAACGCATCTTTGAAGAATTATCCCAATCGGTCTCTCACATCACAGAGGAGCGCATATACGATCTTCCGGATCGACATGACAGTCTTACGGTAGAACTCACAACGGCCTTAATGAAGGCGGTCTATTATCAACAAGTGAACGATGCGGTGTCCCATGAATATCTGCACCAGAATTACCTCAATTTTTATCTGGAAAAATACGGCCGTCCCGATGACGCAGAACTCCCGCTGCCCGCGAAAAAAGCGATGCTGTTCTATAAAATCCAGTTCTATCGATCCAAGAACCGCTATCATGAGGCTTTAAGCCAAGTGAACCGGTTAAGCGAACATGTTCAGATCGGCACCGATTTATGGCTGACCACTCAAAACTTCAAAATGGAGGCCTGTATATTTTTGAAGCAATATGACCAGGCCAAGCAGGTGTTTGAAGGAACGATGAGACAGGTTTATGAAGACCGCTTGTTTCACCGCTTATCCGATCTGTACATCGCGTACAGCGGCTACTGTTATTCCATGGGACTGTATCAGGAGGCGCTGGTTACCCTCTCTATGGCAGAAGCCCATTTGGTCTATGCGGTAAACCAGGGGAACATGGTGTCAACCATCCTGAACAATCGGATTATCATGCTGACGATGCAGGGAGATCATGAAAAAGCGGAAGAAGAAATCAACCGTTTCGAAGGACTACTCGCGCGGGAAGTGGCGGAAGTACGGCAGCAATTCCGTCCAGTCCTATTGATTTACCGGTGTGAATTGACCTTAGCACAAAAGCAATGGGGGCTTTTAACCCAGTATATTCAGGAGCTGAAAGCGATAGAGCTTACAACGGATCAAGAGATGTCGGTTGCCTACTACCAATGTCAGCTAGCCTTGGCACACGGTCATCATGATGAATTTATGGGGCATGCCCTGTCTTGTCTACCATACTACGAATCCAATCATCTTACATTGCGACTTGAATCCTTATATGAAGCATTGGCCGCGGTATCGGAGGAATTAAGGAAATACAAAGAGTCAGCATCTTACTACAAAAAGCTGGTCTATCTGCTTCGAAGTAAATAATTCATGAGCTTAAAAGGTTACAAAAGCATGTTCCACCCGCAAAACTTTTGTTGTTCCCTTCATTTTAATCGCTGTACGACAGGATAAAGAGTGCACAAACCTTTGAATACGGCAAAAGTTTGTGCAGAAGTATCGTGTTGAGTTACTCCTAATGCCGGAAGTTTTGTATCCTTGCCAAACCATTGTCTCCTCAGACCCCCACGGGTAACATGGAATTATAAATAATTCTACTAGTGAGGTGCTAAGCTTATGGGATGGTTTGGAAAAAAGAAAAGTCCGGAGGACGCGCTGGAAAAAGCAGATAAAATGATGAACAAAGGTTTAACCGGCATGATGATGAAAGGTTTTGTTCCGAAAGAGCATCGCAATGCCATCAATCAAAGTTTGGAGCAGGCGAAGCAAGCGCAGATGGCAGCGACCGGAGCCCTGGCATTAACGGCCACCGCTAAAGTACGAACCGTACGGGATACCGGAAAGCTGATCAATTTCGACCCGGTTGTCATCCTGGAATTGGATGTAACCGAGAACGATGGGAGCCAATATACCAAAACGCTGGAGACCCTCGTATCGAAACTACAAATTCCTAGAGCCGGTGATATCATTGGTCTTGCCCAGCATCCGGCCAATTCGTCAGAGCTTGTCTATATGGGACCGATTGGATAAATATAGGCAAAATAAAAAGGACCTCATTCAGGTCCTTTTGTCATGTGCTCATAACTTCCTGCAATTTCTCATTCAACAATTGGAAGGCCTCTTGAATGCTTTCTCTCGGTGTTTTACCGTACCGTTCCCCAATGTGAACTTCCGTAGAACATTGACTTTCCCCTGCTTCGTTCAAATAACTGATCAATCCGATGCCCGTGACACGGAAAACCTCGATAAGAATGAGTTCAAGCTGTTCTTTGTTCAATTCAAAATGGACATGAAACATATTCGATACAGGCACGGCAGGCTTCGTATTCACGCCCTCGCACGAATTAAACAAAGCTGCAAGCTCTTTAGCCTCCTGGTAATATCGGCCCATGTTACCTATTCTTTCGGTGTAATAATAACTTGAACTAATGATATACGGGTAAAGACTGACCAGATCACCGCCATGACGCCTTTTCCATACCTTAGACTTCGCCACGAAATCGGTGCCGCCAGCCAGAATGGCGCCGGCAATCCCACCTATACCTTTATAGAAGGACACATATACACTGTCAAACAGTGCACAGATTTCTGCCGCGGTTTTTTGATAATAAGGGGTGATCTCGAACAATCTTGCCCCGTCCAGATGCAGCTTAATGCCTTGCGAACGGCAATACGCCGATATCGCTTCCAACTCTTCGTATTCGGGCAACTGCCCTCCAATTTCACGCTGCGGCAACTCCAGCAGCAAACATGCAATGTCACGATCCAGGCTCTGCACGTCTTCAAGCGTGATCAAACGCTCTTTATCGGCAAGAAGAATCGGTTCGATATGATGCAGCTCCTTAAGCCCGTCCTCTTCGTGAATCTCCAGATGGCAGAGGGGATGATAGGCCACTCGTTTCAGCTCCGCATCATCACACCAGATCCGCAAAGCAATCTGCTGCGCCATGGTTCCGCTTGGGAAAAAGACAGCTGATTCCTTGCCCAGAACGTCTGCCATGCGCGCCTGAAACTCCTCAATGATGGCCCCTTTGCCGTATGTATCCCCCATCTGCGACCCATCCACATCCCGAAATGCTTCAAGCAGCACCTCGAGATTCCTGCGGCTATGTCCAATCAATGGATAGGCTGTTTCGCCATAAGCTTCACTAATCGATTTACGCTGTTCTCCCATGTCGCATATCACTCCTTCTCTTCAACCGATAATAAGAACAAATCATCACACAAAAAATTTAATTTCCTCACTTATCAAGCATACTAGATAAATGAATAAGTGAGAAATTATTTTCACTTCCACAAAACATTCGGAAAAACTTGACAAAATCAAACGGTAAGATTACATTATATATGAGCATATGCTCATATTATATATAACACAAAATGTTTTATGATCTTTGATTACAATCAACAGATGGATCCGAAGGGAGTTTTCGATTATGCATCATCATAACCACCATCATGGACATGACCACAGCCACCATGATCATGCCCGCTCAGGAAACAAAAAAGGCCTTGCCATTGCCCTCATCATCACAATTGGCATCATGATTCTAGAGTTTGTAGGGGGCTTGCTAACCAACAGTTTAGCTCTGTTATCCGATTCCGGACATATGTTAAGTGATGCCAGCGCATTGCTGCTCAGTCTGGTCGCATTATGGTTTGCTACGAAGCCAGCATCGCCGAATAAAACCTACGGCTTTTACCGTTTTGAAATATTGGCAGCACTATTAAATGGAGTCGCCTTGTTTGTCATCGCCGGTTTTATCGTATGGGAAGCGATTCAGCGCTTTGATAACCCGCCGACCGTCGCCAGCGGAAGCATGATGCTCATTGCGGCCATCGGGCTGTTGGCTAACCTTCTCAGTGCCTGGTTCTTGATGCGGACGGGGGATGTGAAGAACAATGTGAATCTCCGCAGCGCATACCTCCATGTTATCGGTGATGCACTCGGCTCTGTCGGCGCAATCATCGCCGGGATCGTGATGATTGCCTTCGGATGGTATATTGCGGACCCGATCATATCCATCCTGGTGTCGATCTTGATTCTGAAGAGCGCCTGGAGAATCATACAGAATACCGTTCATATTCTGATGGAGGGCGCACCGGAAACGATTAACTCTGAAGAGGTAACGAAGTCCCTCCTGTCTATTCCTGGGATCACCGGCATCCATGATCTTCATATTTGGACGATTACGTCCAATTTCGACTCCTTGAGCTGCCATCTCGTCGCCCAAGATGACGCGAACACTTATGAGATCCTGCAACAAGCGATTGATCTTCTGGACAGTCGATTCCACATCGAACATGCCACGATCCAGATTGAGAATTCCACCATCACCCATCGTGAGCATAAAGTCTAATCTCTTCTCTGCGGTAATCCTTTAGTTCATGAAAAGGGGAAAAAGGGCTGCCGAGGTTTACACTTTTTACAAATTCGGTTGACCTCCATAATGAGAGTATCAAGACATTCTACTGGCGTTACAGCGAAATCTGAATGTCTGATAGGGAGGTTAACATGATCAACGATGTATATACACTGGAAAAGCTGAACGAATACCAGCAAGCAAAATGGGACGAACTTGATCGTCAAGGAAGATTCATTATTCATGACGAGATCGCGTGTGAATCGCAGCATACCTCAACCCATATTCGAATTCTCGATAAACTTCATGGCTTCTTTCGAAAGCGGAGATCCCGAAGAAGCCGTACGAAATCCTTATAAGTAAAAAGAGCAAGCGCGAATAACCGCGCTTGCTCTTTTTATGGGAAGAAATCATTCTCGCCAAATCTGCTTGAAGTCCAGCCATCCCAGATTATTGATGACCACCCCTTTATAAGAAGGATCCAAGCTTGCGTAAAATCTCGTGTGAGTCAAGAATGAAACATGCGCTTCCTCCCGAAGCCTCTCTTCAATATGGGATAAAATACTCAAACGCTCCTCATACCATTCGCTGGCAAGCGCATCATCTATGCATTCTTTCACCCAATGATGCAGCGAAGGATCCATGAACTCTTTAACTACGCTTCCCTTCTGCACGTAGTTCTCGATTAAACATACTTCTTCACCTGGAAGAACAAGGCCGTGCAAGATACAATCCATGCTGTGCATCACGTCCAGTTGGTGCATGGTATCCATCCTCTCCTCTCGGATGATCAATGGAATCCCGATGGAAGCGCATTGATTCTGAACCCATTCGGCGTCTTTAATATGCTTAGCGAGCGTAGCCAACGTAATGGGAGAGCCGTCATAACCCGACTGTTTCAGCAGTGACTTTGCGAGTTCGGGATCATATCGGTCTTTACGATAAGGCGCTTGCTCATCCATGATGAACCCTTTGGCTGGGTAAAGCCGATTGTCACCAAGTTCGCGTATCATCTCCGCACGGTTCAGAATGAGGCTGAATGCCCTGCGAAATTCGATGGACTGATAGGGCCCCGGCTTTTTCATATTCCATGTAATCAACGTCGTGCAGCCTTCGGAGGATTCGATGATATCAACAGCATGCTTCTCACCGTTATGATCGATATGCTCCGGATTCCGCAGCAGCCGCTCCCAACTGACCTCGCAATGCTCCGCATCTTCCGGCATCAAGATAATGTGGATGTTGTCCAAATGCGGCCTCCCATGATAATAATGGGGATTAGCATGAATGGTCAGCCGATCATCGGTCCATTCCTCTACCCGAAAGGGGCCCGTTCCAACAGGTTGCTTCCAGAACTGTTCTTCATGGACGCTTACCAAATGTTTAGGCACGATGGACATGCAAATGGAGCTAAGAAACCGAATGAAAATTCGATTCGGCTTGTTTAGAATAAAACGAACCTCTCGGGGGGACACCACCTCTACCCGCTGCAGTTCACGCACGATCCAAGCATTTCGTTTATCCCGTCCCAGGCGTTCCACCGTGAATTTCACGTCCTCCGCCGACAATTCTTTACCGTCATGGAACCGTATTCCTTTACGCAGATGAAAGGTCCAGATCGTTCCATCCTCATTGCTCTTCCAATAATGCGCGATAACGGGGAGGTATTGATCATTTGCATTATCGTATATCACCAACCGGTCAAATATCTGCTGGATCATGTGAGCTTGAAAACTGTAGTAGCATTCGGCGGGATCCAACGTTTCAATCAGGCGGTAAACCGGAAGCCGCAGAGAATCCATTGCTTCTTCTTCCCCTTCGTTCATCTCCTTGCTAAAGCCAAAATGCCCGTTCATCCATTCCACATAAGAATCATTGGTGTGCATACCCTGACCATAGGTACGCAGCAGTTCGAAGGCTTGCTTATATTCCCCTCTTATCGCGAGCTGCTGCGCTGCCTCCTGTAGCAGATTTGCTTGATCGGCGAGAAAGGTAAGCTTGGAACGGATTCCGCGCCCACGTCCCGCCTTCCATATAATCCAACCCTTCTCTTCCAGTTTGCGTATAACGAGCTTGGCATTCCGCGTTGTGCAATACAGCGTATCGGCAATCTGCTCAAGCGTCACTTCCGTAGCTGTACTCGCTGGAGCGTTAACAGCAAGCTTCTGGTGCAGCATGAAGAATTGTTCGTGCAGCATTGCAATCCGCTCCCCCTGGTAAAATCTATACGCTTTATTCTACTTGGAGATCGTTTCGAGCGCGAGTACCTTTTCGGTAGAAAACCATTATATTCGAAAAATAACAAAGGCATTCATCCTTCACAGGATTGAATGATAAGCTCTACCGCTTCCTTCAGAATCAGTGTAAGCTCCTTGCCCTCGGTCATTTTCTTCAGTCGGACCATGCCCGAAGCCGCTTCATCTTCGCCAATCAGGATGGCATAAGGGATGCTTTCAGCTGAAACGGATGCTAATGTTTTTTTCAATTTGCGTCGGTTGTCCGCCAATCGAGTATGAATCCCGCGATTCCGGAGTGCCGCTGCTGCCGTCAACCCTTCCGGAACGGTTTCTCCTATCGGGATAACCATAACGAGCGGCTTGTTCGTTTCAATCGGACGGTTCCGGATCATCTCCATGATGGATTCCATGCCAAACGAAAGACCCACCGTAGGATATGCAATATCCTCGCGTCCAACGAGCTGCCCGATAATCGCATCATATCTGCCGCCTCCGCCCAAGCTTGAACGGAAATCGTGCGATGCATCAAAAATTTCGTATACGGTTCCCGTGTAGAATGACAAGCCTCTTGATAGAAACGGATCAAATATGCAGATGTCTTGCAACCCGACGCGCTGCAGCATATTTTGCAGGATCTGTACTTCCCGTGCGCCACGCTCGTTGTCCAATTTGTATTTGCTTGTTATCTGCTCAAATGTCGGCTCCTTGAGATCAACAAAATCCAGAATTTGACGACAAATCTCCGGTTCGAGTACCTTGCCCGCAAGTTCTTGCCGAACCCCCTCTTTGCCAATCTTATCGAGCTTATCCAGGGTCAGCATGACGGATGGTTTCATCTCTTCCGGTACGCCCATAGCGCCAAGAACTTCACCCAGAAAGCTTCGATTGTTCCACCGGAGAATGATTGGAATGTCAAGTCTCCGAAACACTTCGGCTGCAAGCTGCATTAGCTCAACTTCCGCTTCTGGTCCCGAGATCCCTACCACATCAACGTCACACTGCAGAAACTCCCGCAATCTGCCGCGTTTCACGGGACCATCCCGGAATACCTTCCCCATCTCATAACGCTTGAATGGCTGGCTGATGGCGGGATTCAGCGCGATCACCTTAGCGAATGGAATCGTCAGATCGTACCGGAGCCCCAGACGTCGCGTGCCTTGATCCGTCAGCTGGTACATTTCCTTCAGAATTTCTTCCCCTCCTGCGTATTTGGAAGACAACAGGTCCGCTTCATTCAGAATGGTTGTCTCCATTTCAGCATAGTCATAGCATTCAAACACTTCACGCAGCGTCGATTGCACCTTTCTTCGGACCGCCTGCTCTTGGCCAAAATAATCATACGTTCCTTTTATATTCTGCATCGCTAACTCATCCTTTCTTTCTAATGAAAATAAAAAACGCGCCGGACCTCATGGTCCCGCGCGCTTGATATGCGGCAGGGAGGCCAACGCGAACAGCGTTAGCCCACCCTGTAGAATGACAGGCGTGCTAACGCTGCTTGTGATGATGAAGTTGATTGAATTTAATGTTTATCATATTAGTATCCCCTTCACCTTTTTTAGCCAGTGATTAAGGGGGATTATAGCGCAATCCATTTATTAATTCAAGGGCAATCCATTCTTAGATGGTGCGCGACCAATGGCGATGCGCCGCGATCGCCTCAATGAAGGCTTCGCCAAACGGCTTCAGATCCACATTCTCCTGAGCAACAACGATCCCTTCGCCGCTGGATGAAGGAAGTAAATTTGCCCCTTCGGCGATGGCTGCGATCGGTTTGAAATGCTGATACGCTTCCTTGACGAAATCCAGCACCTTCTGCTCCGCCAGGAGCTCCGATACACTTAACGCGCCGCCTGCGACAAGCACCGCATCGAACAAGACTGAATCCGCCCCCAGCAGCGAATGGTTCACTTCCAATTCCGCGCCGGCCTTGCCTTGAATTACACCCAGCTTCGCGCTAACCACTTCGGTGATGATGCCGGCTTGCTGCAGCTGCGTAAGCACAAACGGCAGTTCATCCGTGAATCCGTTGCCTGCCAGTACCGCCACTTTACGGGTTAACGGGAGCTGCACGGTATTCATCATGCTCAGTGCCGGAGAAGACTCGCTGGAAGCGGAGCCACTGGTTTGCGGAGGCATGGTTCCAATCCCCTCCGAAATTCGGGTGGCAAGTTCGCTATCAACGTTGGCGAACAGGTCGACGACCTGCTGGCGAATTTCCTTTCGCTGCACTTTACCAAGCTCGAACTGGAATGCGGCTACGATATGCTGCTTCTCGACCTCAGACATGCTGTTCCAGAACAGGGCTGCTTGGCTGAAATGATCCTTAAAGCTGTCACTGCGTGCCTGCACCTTACGTCCTTCCACCTTCTCGGTGTAATGCTCGTAACCGCCGCGCTCCACTGGAACTGGCTTCGGTGTGTTACCGGCAATGCCGTTCTTGTGGTAGCTGACTGGTCCCTTATTAATGGTCATACGGTGCATCCCGTCACGCTGATTGTTATGAACCGGTGCAATCGGGCGGTTGATCGGAATTTCGTGGAAATTGGGTCCACCAAGCCGTGAAAGCTGGGTATCGGTATAAGAGAACAAGCGGCCTTGCAGAAGCGGATCATTGGTAAAATCGATTCCGGGTACGACATGTCCGGGATGGAATGCAACCTGTTCCGTCTCCGCAAAAAAATTATCCGTATTGCGATTGAGCGTCATCTTACCGATGATTTTGACGGGAATGAGTTCTTCGGGCCAAATCTTGGTCGGATCAAGGATGTCAAAACCAAAACTGAATTCCTCATCCTCCCGAATCATTTGAACACCAAACTCAAATTCCGGATAATTCCCTGATTCGATCGCATCCCACAGATCGCGGCGGTTAAAGTCAGGATCCTTGCCTGCCAGCTTCTGCGTTTCATCCCATACGAGGGAATGCGTGCCGAGCACGGGCTTCCAGTGAAATTTCACGAAATGCGCTTGTCCTTCTTCGTTCACGAAACGGAAGGTATGGACGCCGAAGCCCTCCATCATTCGGAAGCTTCGCGGAAGCGAGCGGTCGGACATCGCCCACATAATCATGTGCGCGCTTTCCGAATTGTTTGCGACAAAATCCCAGAACGTATCATGGGCGGATTGCGCCTGCGGAATCTCGTTATGAGGCTCAGGTTTAACAGCGTGAATAAAATCAGGAAACTTCATGGCATCCTGTATGAAAAAAACCGGCATATTGTTGCCAACCAGATCATAATTCCCTTCTTCCGTATAAAACTTGGTTGCGAAACCGCGTACGTCCCTGACAGTGTCCGCTGATCCCCTGGAGCCCGCAACCGTGGAGAATCGGACAAACACCGGGGTGACGACGGAAGGGTCCTGCAGAAATTTGGCTTTTGTATAATCTTTCATGGATTCATATAGCTGAAAATAACCGTGAGCCCCAAAACCGCGGGCATGCACAATCCGTTCCGGAATCCGCTCATGGTCGAAATGCGTCATCTTCTCTCTGAAATGGAAGTCCTCCATCAAGGTCGGACCGCGCTCTCCCGCTTTAAGCGAATGTTCATCCTCAGAGACCTTAAGTCCCTGATTGGTTGTCAGTTCCTTAGCGTCATTGTCTACCGTGAATTGTTCCAGCTGTTGGTCCTTGCTCGTCTTGTTGTAACTGCTGTTAGCATTCGAATTGGCGTTTGAATTGTCCATTTGTCGGAACCTCCTGGTATGTAGGTAGTAGATGAGTGTCTGACGAAGTTGCACTTGGTAATAGATCCGCTTGCGAACCCGAAATGTAATTACCCTGCAAAATGGAATACGAATCCAGCTTCAAACTTCCTTCATGAAAAGCTCATCTAACCGTTCGATTGGGTTTCGCGCCTGCATCTCCTGTCTCCAGCAAAAAACAGCCCCCTCCTAGAGGTGGGCTGCTCTGATTGTAATTCAATGATTGTCCAAACATATGCTGCGATTTTGCACATAACACACCCGCTCCGATATCTCGATGAGAC
Above is a window of Paenibacillus sp. FSL K6-1330 DNA encoding:
- a CDS encoding ABC transporter substrate-binding protein, coding for MLHEQFFMLHQKLAVNAPASTATEVTLEQIADTLYCTTRNAKLVIRKLEEKGWIIWKAGRGRGIRSKLTFLADQANLLQEAAQQLAIRGEYKQAFELLRTYGQGMHTNDSYVEWMNGHFGFSKEMNEGEEEAMDSLRLPVYRLIETLDPAECYYSFQAHMIQQIFDRLVIYDNANDQYLPVIAHYWKSNEDGTIWTFHLRKGIRFHDGKELSAEDVKFTVERLGRDKRNAWIVRELQRVEVVSPREVRFILNKPNRIFIRFLSSICMSIVPKHLVSVHEEQFWKQPVGTGPFRVEEWTDDRLTIHANPHYYHGRPHLDNIHIILMPEDAEHCEVSWERLLRNPEHIDHNGEKHAVDIIESSEGCTTLITWNMKKPGPYQSIEFRRAFSLILNRAEMIRELGDNRLYPAKGFIMDEQAPYRKDRYDPELAKSLLKQSGYDGSPITLATLAKHIKDAEWVQNQCASIGIPLIIREERMDTMHQLDVMHSMDCILHGLVLPGEEVCLIENYVQKGSVVKEFMDPSLHHWVKECIDDALASEWYEERLSILSHIEERLREEAHVSFLTHTRFYASLDPSYKGVVINNLGWLDFKQIWRE
- a CDS encoding serine hydrolase, whose amino-acid sequence is MTMESLKGIHTYIEEQMKAWKVPGLSVAVVKDQEIVMTEGYGYRNIAQSLPVTSETLFAIGSSTKAFTALAAAILADEKILDLDTPVKEYLPDFKMFDAFATERITLRDMLCHRSGLPRHELMWYNASLTREEIIERLQYLEPNVDFRTKWQYQNIMYMVAGYVIGHVSQSSWEDVVQKRIFEPLNMASSQFSVDKTQLQHDYAIPYMQIEDQAQIIPFRNIDTIGPAGSINSNIKDMANWVRFQMNHGMHNGQRLISSEVLDTLHTPHMVCEMTEVNENNTNMGSYGLGWLIEPYRGLRMVSHGGNIDGFTAHVAFIPTEKIGVVVLSNLNGTPLPVFIANYIFDSLLGGEVKDWSGQALGQKKEATVANEPATNREATSGAKEPIVPLSSSLLDLTGTYVHAAYGEMMVEHTDGELRAGFNSMLFPLTHQNANQFELHVTEFDIKTKATFLTDSNGNVDRLSVILLFEPGAKEIEFVRIESRSE
- a CDS encoding beta-eliminating lyase-related protein, translated to MGEQRKSISEAYGETAYPLIGHSRRNLEVLLEAFRDVDGSQMGDTYGKGAIIEEFQARMADVLGKESAVFFPSGTMAQQIALRIWCDDAELKRVAYHPLCHLEIHEEDGLKELHHIEPILLADKERLITLEDVQSLDRDIACLLLELPQREIGGQLPEYEELEAISAYCRSQGIKLHLDGARLFEITPYYQKTAAEICALFDSVYVSFYKGIGGIAGAILAGGTDFVAKSKVWKRRHGGDLVSLYPYIISSSYYYTERIGNMGRYYQEAKELAALFNSCEGVNTKPAVPVSNMFHVHFELNKEQLELILIEVFRVTGIGLISYLNEAGESQCSTEVHIGERYGKTPRESIQEAFQLLNEKLQEVMST
- a CDS encoding XRE family transcriptional regulator, whose product is MLKERIDFLCKKKGIARKELVEGLVTTTHFANILAERYPLAEDLAEHLAQRLQVTPSYLVNAANSDKDTLETAERIFEELSQSVSHITEERIYDLPDRHDSLTVELTTALMKAVYYQQVNDAVSHEYLHQNYLNFYLEKYGRPDDAELPLPAKKAMLFYKIQFYRSKNRYHEALSQVNRLSEHVQIGTDLWLTTQNFKMEACIFLKQYDQAKQVFEGTMRQVYEDRLFHRLSDLYIAYSGYCYSMGLYQEALVTLSMAEAHLVYAVNQGNMVSTILNNRIIMLTMQGDHEKAEEEINRFEGLLAREVAEVRQQFRPVLLIYRCELTLAQKQWGLLTQYIQELKAIELTTDQEMSVAYYQCQLALAHGHHDEFMGHALSCLPYYESNHLTLRLESLYEALAAVSEELRKYKESASYYKKLVYLLRSK
- a CDS encoding catalase, with the protein product MDNSNANSNANSSYNKTSKDQQLEQFTVDNDAKELTTNQGLKVSEDEHSLKAGERGPTLMEDFHFREKMTHFDHERIPERIVHARGFGAHGYFQLYESMKDYTKAKFLQDPSVVTPVFVRFSTVAGSRGSADTVRDVRGFATKFYTEEGNYDLVGNNMPVFFIQDAMKFPDFIHAVKPEPHNEIPQAQSAHDTFWDFVANNSESAHMIMWAMSDRSLPRSFRMMEGFGVHTFRFVNEEGQAHFVKFHWKPVLGTHSLVWDETQKLAGKDPDFNRRDLWDAIESGNYPEFEFGVQMIREDEEFSFGFDILDPTKIWPEELIPVKIIGKMTLNRNTDNFFAETEQVAFHPGHVVPGIDFTNDPLLQGRLFSYTDTQLSRLGGPNFHEIPINRPIAPVHNNQRDGMHRMTINKGPVSYHKNGIAGNTPKPVPVERGGYEHYTEKVEGRKVQARSDSFKDHFSQAALFWNSMSEVEKQHIVAAFQFELGKVQRKEIRQQVVDLFANVDSELATRISEGIGTMPPQTSGSASSESSPALSMMNTVQLPLTRKVAVLAGNGFTDELPFVLTQLQQAGIITEVVSAKLGVIQGKAGAELEVNHSLLGADSVLFDAVLVAGGALSVSELLAEQKVLDFVKEAYQHFKPIAAIAEGANLLPSSSGEGIVVAQENVDLKPFGEAFIEAIAAHRHWSRTI
- a CDS encoding histidine--tRNA ligase; amino-acid sequence: MQNIKGTYDYFGQEQAVRRKVQSTLREVFECYDYAEMETTILNEADLLSSKYAGGEEILKEMYQLTDQGTRRLGLRYDLTIPFAKVIALNPAISQPFKRYEMGKVFRDGPVKRGRLREFLQCDVDVVGISGPEAEVELMQLAAEVFRRLDIPIILRWNNRSFLGEVLGAMGVPEEMKPSVMLTLDKLDKIGKEGVRQELAGKVLEPEICRQILDFVDLKEPTFEQITSKYKLDNERGAREVQILQNMLQRVGLQDICIFDPFLSRGLSFYTGTVYEIFDASHDFRSSLGGGGRYDAIIGQLVGREDIAYPTVGLSFGMESIMEMIRNRPIETNKPLVMVIPIGETVPEGLTAAAALRNRGIHTRLADNRRKLKKTLASVSAESIPYAILIGEDEAASGMVRLKKMTEGKELTLILKEAVELIIQSCEG
- a CDS encoding cation diffusion facilitator family transporter; the encoded protein is MHHHNHHHGHDHSHHDHARSGNKKGLAIALIITIGIMILEFVGGLLTNSLALLSDSGHMLSDASALLLSLVALWFATKPASPNKTYGFYRFEILAALLNGVALFVIAGFIVWEAIQRFDNPPTVASGSMMLIAAIGLLANLLSAWFLMRTGDVKNNVNLRSAYLHVIGDALGSVGAIIAGIVMIAFGWYIADPIISILVSILILKSAWRIIQNTVHILMEGAPETINSEEVTKSLLSIPGITGIHDLHIWTITSNFDSLSCHLVAQDDANTYEILQQAIDLLDSRFHIEHATIQIENSTITHREHKV